One region of Endozoicomonas sp. Mp262 genomic DNA includes:
- a CDS encoding transposase, with product MAYPFQKSRKHLCANSLITTISESYEQIPDVRPNKDSRKITIHDASMSAFAMMHLKYPSLLSFERDKTEQEVRHNLEHLYQIKKRAPCDTSMREILDPIDPVEFKKPFKTLLSNVQRGGLLKAFEFHCGNLKNHYLLPIDGTGLFYSCNNKKPCQECCTKNKGKANEAHYHQLMAACIAHPDQKTVLPLAPEAIVCQDGSTKNDCEKNAIKRLFATIREHHPRLKFVILLDSLYADNPTVQLIKSYGWHYIIVAKDGNHASLVEAMDELDKEGKVHRAEKVNEETGIKWWFRYANDVRLNKAKYAEQVNVLDFVETDKKGKQHIWCWVTDIPLNEETIEPVMKGGRCRWHIENQTFNTLKNQGYDLEHNYGHGEKHLATNLAYLTMLAFLVDQIQELCCPQFQEALRTRSKGVRIALWKWIQGYFLHWLIKTWEGLFYTVTHGIEEKRVIPFDTS from the coding sequence ATGGCTTATCCATTCCAAAAAAGTCGTAAGCATCTTTGTGCAAACAGTTTAATTACTACGATTTCTGAAAGTTATGAGCAAATTCCAGATGTCCGACCAAACAAGGATTCCAGAAAAATAACAATACATGATGCCTCCATGTCCGCTTTTGCCATGATGCATCTCAAGTACCCATCGCTCCTCTCGTTTGAGCGTGATAAAACAGAGCAAGAAGTAAGGCATAACCTTGAGCACCTGTATCAGATAAAAAAACGTGCTCCCTGTGATACCAGTATGCGGGAAATCCTGGATCCAATAGATCCCGTAGAGTTCAAAAAGCCTTTTAAGACATTGCTGTCTAACGTCCAAAGGGGCGGATTACTGAAGGCATTCGAATTTCACTGCGGGAACTTGAAAAATCACTACTTGCTCCCGATCGATGGAACTGGGCTATTTTACTCCTGCAATAATAAAAAACCTTGTCAGGAGTGCTGTACTAAAAATAAGGGAAAGGCCAACGAAGCTCACTACCACCAGTTAATGGCAGCATGCATTGCTCACCCGGATCAAAAAACAGTCTTGCCATTGGCACCGGAAGCCATAGTTTGCCAGGACGGTTCGACCAAAAATGACTGTGAAAAAAATGCCATTAAACGGTTGTTTGCCACCATACGAGAGCATCACCCACGTCTAAAGTTCGTTATTCTTCTGGACAGTCTTTATGCTGACAACCCCACTGTCCAACTGATTAAGAGTTATGGCTGGCATTACATCATTGTCGCGAAAGATGGCAACCATGCCTCGCTGGTTGAAGCGATGGATGAGCTGGATAAAGAAGGAAAAGTTCACCGTGCTGAAAAAGTTAATGAAGAGACTGGAATTAAGTGGTGGTTTCGCTATGCCAATGACGTCAGGCTGAACAAGGCAAAATATGCAGAACAGGTTAATGTGCTTGATTTTGTCGAAACCGATAAAAAAGGTAAACAGCATATCTGGTGCTGGGTGACTGATATTCCGCTTAACGAAGAAACCATAGAACCCGTCATGAAAGGAGGGCGCTGCCGATGGCATATTGAGAACCAGACGTTTAACACCCTGAAAAATCAAGGCTACGATCTCGAACATAACTACGGTCACGGTGAGAAGCACTTAGCCACAAATCTGGCCTATCTGACGATGCTTGCTTTTCTCGTAGATCAAATACAGGAACTGTGCTGTCCCCAGTTTCAGGAAGCTTTAAGAACCCGCTCAAAAGGAGTCCGTATAGCATTATGGAAATGGATACAGGGCTATTTTTTGCATTGGCTGATAAAAACGTGGGAGGGGCTTTTTTACACAGTAACTCATGGTATTGAAGAGAAAAGGGTGATTCCATTCGATACATCATAA
- a CDS encoding RDD family protein, with protein sequence MCEITPFGIYCKPCCCSDLIDVTGIAVILPVIFYEPLFITFKGQTPGHRLNGLLVRDKQGINKLNIIRSTLRFIAKLALGLPSFFFVFTTKNHQALHDLITRAIVINDSKVSLPHYEQLSARAPLGSNESLASPPKRIFMIVLYSAISLILLFLATNLLLTPNCISLDQCTPSDQIILDATGFFWLLLPGLIMITGWRGKLPFCKN encoded by the coding sequence TTGTGCGAAATCACTCCATTTGGAATTTACTGTAAGCCTTGCTGTTGCAGTGATTTAATTGATGTCACGGGAATAGCTGTTATTTTACCTGTTATTTTTTATGAGCCCCTATTCATCACTTTTAAGGGACAAACCCCTGGCCACAGGTTAAATGGACTTCTGGTAAGAGATAAACAGGGAATTAATAAGTTGAACATTATCCGCTCTACCCTGAGATTTATAGCCAAATTAGCCCTGGGGCTTCCCTCATTCTTTTTTGTCTTTACCACTAAAAATCATCAGGCACTTCATGATCTTATTACCAGAGCCATTGTTATCAATGATAGCAAGGTAAGCCTTCCCCACTATGAACAATTATCTGCCCGGGCGCCCCTAGGAAGCAATGAATCACTGGCTTCACCGCCTAAACGAATCTTTATGATTGTTTTATACAGTGCTATCAGTCTTATCTTATTATTCCTTGCTACAAATCTGCTCTTAACACCCAACTGCATTAGCCTTGATCAGTGCACCCCCTCCGACCAGATCATTCTGGATGCAACGGGCTTTTTCTGGCTATTGCTACCGGGCCTCATCATGATCACTGGCTGGAGAGGCAAACTGCCCTTCTGTAAAAACTAA
- a CDS encoding GNAT family N-acetyltransferase — MLEYQEVTLRKATPDDKETLFHLITENQEWTRFNGPYFPYSPPTPDEFQTGLFERLQQGDDTLIIEYNHTPIGTVSYYWEDKRTRWLEVGIVVYSHNQWGKGLGRKALIPWITHLFHTLEIARVGLTTWSGNPRMMVCAEAIGMKLEARLRKVRYYNEHYYDSVKFGVLREEWFKKYPNLSEKVVK; from the coding sequence ATGCTAGAATATCAAGAAGTTACTCTAAGAAAAGCCACCCCTGATGATAAAGAAACGCTGTTTCACCTGATCACTGAAAATCAGGAATGGACTCGATTCAACGGCCCCTATTTTCCCTATAGCCCACCCACTCCGGATGAATTCCAAACCGGGCTTTTCGAGCGTTTGCAACAGGGTGATGACACATTGATCATTGAGTATAACCATACTCCTATTGGAACCGTTTCCTACTACTGGGAAGATAAACGTACCCGCTGGCTGGAAGTGGGTATAGTCGTTTATAGCCATAACCAATGGGGAAAAGGTCTCGGTAGAAAAGCCCTGATTCCCTGGATTACCCACTTGTTCCACACCCTGGAAATTGCACGTGTTGGTTTAACAACCTGGTCTGGTAACCCCCGTATGATGGTTTGCGCAGAGGCTATCGGCATGAAACTTGAGGCCCGTCTTCGAAAAGTCCGGTATTATAACGAGCATTACTACGACTCAGTAAAGTTTGGGGTACTCAGGGAAGAATGGTTCAAAAAATACCCCAACCTGTCCGAAAAGGTGGTAAAATGA
- a CDS encoding cupin domain-containing protein, whose product MNNIFESIPTEIPNEIFTDLVTGENIRVERILSKGQTSPENGWYDQDENEWVMVLKGEGTITFDDGHNICLQEGDFITIPKHKKHKVSRTDPNHVTVWLAIFYK is encoded by the coding sequence ATGAACAATATTTTTGAATCTATTCCAACCGAAATCCCCAATGAAATCTTCACAGACCTGGTGACAGGTGAAAATATCCGTGTAGAACGCATTTTATCCAAGGGTCAAACCTCACCTGAAAATGGCTGGTATGATCAGGATGAGAATGAATGGGTTATGGTACTAAAAGGTGAAGGGACTATCACGTTTGATGACGGCCACAATATTTGCTTGCAGGAAGGTGACTTTATCACTATCCCAAAACATAAAAAGCATAAGGTATCCCGCACCGATCCAAATCATGTTACGGTATGGCTGGCTATTTTCTATAAATAG
- a CDS encoding IS982 family transposase — protein sequence MLTKVFCRVDDFCKQFEPKLNQYLIEHCGRKRIRKQSLSISEVATIVILFHAKGYRCLKHFYINHVCKYWHKHFHGLVSYNRFVELMPQALMVLSAFLQTRYGKVSGISYIDSTGIAVCEKSRALRHKVFKDEAGWGKSSTHWYYGFKLHLIINDTGELLAVKCTSGNTDDRAVLEDMCCHLFGKLFGDKGYISKAKAQLLKEKYDVDLITTRRKNMKPQNLPAFDKVLLRGRAIIETVNDQLKNISQIEHTRHRSKFNFMVNLLAGLIAYTFQKKKPSLSIQHTGLVELVA from the coding sequence GTGCTGACCAAGGTATTTTGCAGGGTAGACGATTTTTGCAAGCAATTTGAACCAAAGCTAAACCAGTATCTGATCGAGCATTGTGGCCGCAAGCGCATTCGTAAACAGTCTCTATCAATCAGCGAAGTGGCAACGATCGTCATCCTATTTCATGCTAAAGGCTATCGTTGTCTGAAGCACTTCTATATTAATCATGTCTGTAAATACTGGCATAAGCACTTTCACGGGCTAGTCAGCTACAATCGGTTTGTTGAGCTGATGCCACAAGCGCTTATGGTACTCTCAGCTTTCTTGCAGACACGATATGGCAAGGTGTCTGGCATTTCTTATATAGATTCAACCGGCATCGCTGTCTGTGAAAAAAGTCGGGCTCTGCGCCATAAAGTGTTTAAAGATGAAGCAGGCTGGGGTAAGTCTTCTACACACTGGTATTACGGCTTTAAGCTTCACCTGATTATCAATGATACCGGTGAGTTGCTGGCGGTTAAGTGTACATCAGGTAATACCGATGATCGTGCTGTTCTTGAAGATATGTGCTGCCACTTGTTTGGTAAGCTGTTCGGCGACAAAGGCTATATATCCAAGGCCAAAGCCCAGCTTTTAAAAGAAAAATACGATGTTGACCTGATTACGACGCGCAGGAAAAACATGAAACCTCAGAACCTGCCTGCTTTTGATAAAGTACTGCTGAGAGGGCGTGCAATCATTGAGACGGTCAACGATCAGTTGAAAAATATCTCTCAGATAGAGCACACCCGCCACCGCTCAAAGTTCAATTTTATGGTGAACTTGCTGGCAGGGCTTATAGCCTATACGTTTCAAAAAAAGAAGCCTTCTCTGAGCATTCAGCATACGGGGCTGGTTGAGTTGGTTGCTTAA